The sequence CGTGGATCAGAAGCTGCTGGAAGAGGTCGCCACCTAAAGCTTTACTTCATGTGTACCTCCCCCCCGAGCTGCCCTTCGGCAGCTCTGATTATCTTGCCCTACTTTTTTGCTTCTTAACTAGCGCCGCAAGCATCTGATTTACTTCGGCTCCCGCTGATCGTTTGCGGCGCCGAAACCCCGAACGGTGCGGGTATGAAAGTCTCGGCGGCTGTTTCTTTTTTCGCCTTGTTTTTGCTTGGCGCTCAAGTGCTGCATGCGCAGGACCTTCCGGCTCCAGGTTCTCGGGAAATTTCTTTTTGGGTCAGCGGCGGCCGCGGCACCACCGGCAGCACCGCCAATTCCGGCGTCTTCTCTATCGGCGTTCGTTATGGCTGGATCCTGACCGCTCCACATGGACCCGGGCCATTGCGCGGCAGCTTTGAATACGCCGTAGACGTTTCTCCCTTATATTTTGTTGCCCAGCGCAAGAACTCAATTGGGGCAAACATTAACCCTGTTATCTTCAAGTGGAACTTTAATTCTCATGGGAGGATTGCTCCTTATGTCGAAATCAGCGGTGGAAGCCTCTACACCAACCATGAAGTCCCCTTCGGCACTTCGAATGTGAACTTTTCGCCGGGGGCGGCGGTCGGTCTGCAGTACCTCGGTCGCAAATGGAATCCCGTATTCGCGCTGCGCTACGTTCACATCTCCAATGCCGGACTCTCCGAGCCTAATCCCGGCATTAACACGGTGCAATTTCTGATCGGGCTCAATCACTTCCGCCGTCACTAACGCCTCCAGGTTGCAGCCACTGGCCTCGCCCTTTATCCTTCCTTCATGCCCACGCTGGTTGAATGTGTGCCCAATTTTTCGGAGGGGCGCGACAAAGCCAAAGTTGACGCCATCATCGAAGCGATGAAGGTGGAAGGCGTTTACCTGCTCGACCGCGAGATGGACGCAGACCATAACCGCTGCGTCATCACGTTGGTCGGCGATCGCGGGCCCATCCAGGAAGCCGCCATCCGCGGCGTAGGCAAAGCGGCCGAGCTAATTGATCTCAATCAGCACC comes from Terriglobales bacterium and encodes:
- a CDS encoding acyloxyacyl hydrolase; this encodes MKVSAAVSFFALFLLGAQVLHAQDLPAPGSREISFWVSGGRGTTGSTANSGVFSIGVRYGWILTAPHGPGPLRGSFEYAVDVSPLYFVAQRKNSIGANINPVIFKWNFNSHGRIAPYVEISGGSLYTNHEVPFGTSNVNFSPGAAVGLQYLGRKWNPVFALRYVHISNAGLSEPNPGINTVQFLIGLNHFRRH